GATCAGCCGGCGGACAAGGTCCAGATGCTGCATTCTGTGCTGGAATCCTGCATATCCGAAGACGCGATGAACTTTGAAATCAACTCCCACCTCCTGCCCCGGCATGTTCAGCTGAAGCAGGGCGGCAGCCATCGCGATCTTGAGATTGAATGGGCGCCGATTGAAGACGCGGAAAACAGGGTCCAGAAGGTTTTGACGGCGATCCGCGATGTCACGGAAATCAAGAAAGCGGAAGCCATCGCCGCCGCCCGCCAGCGCGAGCTGGAAATCATGGGGCGCATCCTGGAGCTGCCGGCTTCGAAATTCAAGCGCTTTATACAATCCACGCGGCACCTGCTGCAGGATTGCTACACGATCCTTGGGCGCGCCGAGGTCAAGGATCATTGGAACATGATCCTGCGCAATGCCCATACCATCAAAGGCAACGCCCGCACCTATGGGCTTGATGAGATGTCGAAGATGGTGCATCAGCTGGAGAACGGGCTTTTTAGTTTCGATCGCAATCAGCTGGGTCCGGCCGAGCGGGAATTTACGCTGAAGGGTCTGAAGGGGATTGAAGAGATGCTCAACTTCTATGTCATGATTCATGACGAGAAGCTGAAGCGAGGCGCCTTCGCTGACTTTGAGGTGGCGTTGGTGCGGCTCTCGACCCTGGTGGTGGAGCATCGCGAGCAGATGAGCGCTTATCTGCAGCGGGAATTCACTGAGATCCTAAGCCGGCTGGATCAGCTGAACGTGAATAGTTTTCATAAGGCCCTGCAGCCGATCATCAGCTCGCTCAAGCCCTTGGCTGAGCAGCTGGGCAAGCGTCCGCCCATGGTGTTGATCAAGGGTGTGGATTTCTATGTCGAGCCGGATCAGACGGAAATGCTGGAGGATATCTTCGTCCACGCCTTCCGCAACAGTTTGGATCATGGCTTTACGCCGGAAGATCACGGCGAGATCATCCTGACGATCGAGCATACGGATGACTACACCGAGATTACTTATGCGGACAGCGGCAAGGGGCTGAACCTTCCTGTTCTGCATCGCAAGGCAATGGAGAAGAACCTTGTCACCGCCGACGCCAGCGAAGATGAGATCGCTCATACGATCTTTGTGCCGGGCATTTCCAGCGCGCAGGTCGTCACCGAGATCTCGGGCCGCGGAGTCGGGATGGAGGCCGTCCGCGCGTTTGCGAAGCTCCTGGGCGGTGATGTCGAGGTCGTGCTGGACGGTCCAGGGACGATTGAAGGCTACCGCAAGTTCCATCTTCGCATCCGCCTGCCGCTGCAGAAGAAGATTGTGCAACGCGGGATGCATCTGGTGGCGTCATGACCTGCCGGCCGATTACGCTGTCGCTCGATTACGCTGTCG
The genomic region above belongs to Oligoflexus sp. and contains:
- a CDS encoding Hpt domain-containing protein — encoded protein: FLSINGIEIATAFLVVLLSVGAADKINEINKKIRRAQKAALQAQVEARRVTELMNTQLEAQVKERTEELRQQTKDMSVMLHNIQQGICTVDGDGTIHKEYSSYLERILEHKDLEGQSLFQLIFAKSDQPADKVQMLHSVLESCISEDAMNFEINSHLLPRHVQLKQGGSHRDLEIEWAPIEDAENRVQKVLTAIRDVTEIKKAEAIAAARQRELEIMGRILELPASKFKRFIQSTRHLLQDCYTILGRAEVKDHWNMILRNAHTIKGNARTYGLDEMSKMVHQLENGLFSFDRNQLGPAEREFTLKGLKGIEEMLNFYVMIHDEKLKRGAFADFEVALVRLSTLVVEHREQMSAYLQREFTEILSRLDQLNVNSFHKALQPIISSLKPLAEQLGKRPPMVLIKGVDFYVEPDQTEMLEDIFVHAFRNSLDHGFTPEDHGEIILTIEHTDDYTEITYADSGKGLNLPVLHRKAMEKNLVTADASEDEIAHTIFVPGISSAQVVTEISGRGVGMEAVRAFAKLLGGDVEVVLDGPGTIEGYRKFHLRIRLPLQKKIVQRGMHLVAS